CCAAGATCGCCGTGCAGGTGGGCAAGGACCTCCCCTGGTCGCAGGCGCTACGCACGGACCAACTCGTGGCCGCGCGCCAACAATTGATGATGGACACGTTCTCGGACGTGGACAACTATTTGCGTTCCCAGAGCGGCGGCACCAACCCCGGCTACCGGCGCTCCGATACCTGACGCAGCATACCCCTCTCCACCCGTGGATTCCCGCTTCCGCGGGAATGACGGATTACCGTCTCAGCCCCGCCCGCTGGAGGGTCTGGCGCCCTTCCTCGCCGATGGCCCACAGCCGGTGCAGCAAGACTGCGTACTTGACGGGATCGGTTTCCCCTGAGCTGTCCTCGCGTTGTGTGGGTCAACTTCAATCACCCGCGGCCAAGTCGGCACCGGCCTTCAGCACCTCCGCTGCCTGCCGCACCATGGCCTCGATGATCTCGGCCGCCGGCCGCACGTCCTTCTCTCCGAGGAGCCCGGCGATCTGTCCACCGGGTACGCTCATCACGTCCACCCGGCTTCCCTGCTCCGCCGCCACCCGGAACTGGTCGTTGAGCACCCCCTGGAACGGCATCTCCAGGGGTTGCAGCCCCGATTCCTCCCACTTGCGGATCACCGGGCTGCGATAGTGGCGGCTGGGCTTGCCGCTGGGGAAACGGTCGAGCACGAAGTCCTCGGTGCGGCCCTGGATGAGCTGGGCCTTGTAGTCGGCGTGGATCTCGCTCTCCGCGCTCGCCAGAAAGACCGTGCCGCACCACACCCCCACCGCTCCCAGGCTCAGCGCCGCGGCCAGGCCGCGCCCGTCGGCGATGCCCCCGGCCACGACCACGGGCGTGGGGCTGACCGCGTCCACCACCTGGGGTATCAACGGGAAGTTGGCGATCCGTCCGGTGTGCCCGCCGGCCTCGTAGCCCTGGGCGATGATCACGTCCACGCCGTTGGCCGCGTGCCCCAGCGCCTGCTTCACGTTGCCGCACAGCGCCAGCACCTTCATGCCGCGCTCGTGGGCCACGGGCACCACCGCCGCGGTGTCTCCCAGGCCCACCGCCAGCACCCGGACGCCCTCCTCCAGGATCACGTCCAACTGCCGCTGCACCATGTCCGGGGTCTTGACCTTGGACCACGGGTCCGGACCCTGGGTCTCCAACCCGAAACCCTCGATGGCGTCGTGTACGAAGCCCACGTGCTCGGGGTGGGTGCGTTCCAGGAACTCACGCACGTTGCCCACGTCCGCGTAGGGCGTCTGCGCCAGCCGCGGCAGCGTGATGTCCACGCCGAAGGGGCGGTCCGTCAGCTCCCGGACGGCGCGGATGCGCTCGCCTATGAACTCCGGCTTGAGCGGGCTGCCGCCGATGACCCCGAGCCCGCCCGCTTCGGAAACCGCCGCCACCAGCTTCGGCGGCGTGGTGGAGCCGCGGCTGTCCCATCCCATTCCCGCCTGGATGATGGGGTGTTCGATGCCGAGCAGATCGCACAAGGGGGTCTTCAACTTCGCCATGGCAAGCTCCCGTCGCGTCTTGACGTGTATCCCCCCCTCTAACGCGTCGCGCCGCGCTTTGCCAAGGACCACGGTACCG
The sequence above is drawn from the Deltaproteobacteria bacterium genome and encodes:
- a CDS encoding nitronate monooxygenase family protein is translated as MAKLKTPLCDLLGIEHPIIQAGMGWDSRGSTTPPKLVAAVSEAGGLGVIGGSPLKPEFIGERIRAVRELTDRPFGVDITLPRLAQTPYADVGNVREFLERTHPEHVGFVHDAIEGFGLETQGPDPWSKVKTPDMVQRQLDVILEEGVRVLAVGLGDTAAVVPVAHERGMKVLALCGNVKQALGHAANGVDVIIAQGYEAGGHTGRIANFPLIPQVVDAVSPTPVVVAGGIADGRGLAAALSLGAVGVWCGTVFLASAESEIHADYKAQLIQGRTEDFVLDRFPSGKPSRHYRSPVIRKWEESGLQPLEMPFQGVLNDQFRVAAEQGSRVDVMSVPGGQIAGLLGEKDVRPAAEIIEAMVRQAAEVLKAGADLAAGD